Within the uncultured Bacteroides sp. genome, the region AAATATCAACTCACGGATGCTCATTCTCTGATTTCCTTCCAGATAAAACCTATCGGGCAAATATTTGCGAATAAAAGCCAACAGACGAGAATAAGACCTCATAAGATTACAGCGAATATCATCTCTATCGTCATACCTCTCCACATCTTCCTTTCTGCAAAGAGCATCCGTTTTAAAATGAGGAAGCACACTCGCAATTGTATTCTCCTTTCCAAACACCAAAGCCGCAGCAAGCGTATAGACCTCCTTTCCCGTATAAGAATCTCTTAATTTCATCCGTGCAGAAACCAGTATTTCCTCATTGCTCATATTAATCCAAGGATGGTCTGCTCTTGTTAATCGCACTAAATTGCGCACAGTATCGAAGAGTTCCGTTTCAAAGTCCTCCATTCGCAGATATGGGAACACTTTGTTTTCTGTATATCCATCTTGTTTGCGAAGAAACAAATTTGTTATAAGCTGTTGATTAGTCAATTTAAAATCGCCATCTTCATTCCTATCATAATAAACTCCTTTGTATGCATGAGGTTGTGAACTTTCGGGCACAAAGATGCTTATCACTTTTTTTCCGTCAATATCCACCACATCCGTAGAAAGAAAAAAGGTTGGAGAAATAATCTGAGGATTATTCATATCACGTGCCAACGTATCAAGCTGAGCCTGAAGTGTATCTTCATTTACTCCGATAATTTTTCCATCATCGGCTACACCCAACAAGATTGTTCCTCCTTTACGATTAAGAAATGCACAGATAGTTTCGAACACAGAACGAGTAAGCGAACCATTAGATTCTTTAAATTCTATTTCGATACCTTCGCCTTGTTTTATTAATTGCTTTATTTTATCTGATTCTATACTCATAGTTTCTGTATTACTTTATTTTCCATATTTACGAAAAGCTTAAACCGTTTGATAAATGCCATAAGAAACAAAAATCTTAGAAATAAAGAGAAAAGTTTCTCCACATGCATCAAGTTCAATTCTAAGCAATTTTCACCTTAAAATAAGCACATTCAATATTTACAAAACATTTTTAGTCTTTGTTTAATTCCTTTATATGATATTATCGCCATTTGCATTATAATTGTATTTACTAACAAGCATTTCTATAATGCTTTTATAGTATTATTATCCATGCAAAGATAAATATATATTCAATTTAAACTAAATTCATTAAAACTTTATTTCAGAAATATCTTCAACAAAAATTATTCTATTTTGGGGGTAAAAAAGTAAAATAGATAAATTTTAAAATTAATTTCAATAATTATTGTTAATGTAAAGAATACGTTCTATCTTTAGATCTCAAGTATTCTTCAAGTTTAAGCAAAAAAGACTCTGTTTTTAATATTAAAGTTACTAATTTAAACAACGAGCAATTGGTAATTGGAATTATGGGTAGAGTAGATAAAATATTTATTAAGCCAGAGAATAAAATTGGAACGAATAATGATAAAACATTTCCTACTAATTATTTTATAAGAAACGGAAAATTATTTCTTTGGTATGATCCTAATAAATCAATCTCAACTGAATTAATGTCTATATTAATACAATATAATCATATTGATTCATTGTGGAGGAAAGAAGGGAATATACCTCCTTATACAATAGATGATGGTAAAAAAGGAGTTCTATATTATTTCTGCAAAAAAAACTTGAAAAATTATAAAAAAACGGGAAGTAATACTATAAATAGACATTATAGTACTCCAAAACTAAATTGTAGATAAATTTAT harbors:
- a CDS encoding RNA-binding domain-containing protein, with product MSIESDKIKQLIKQGEGIEIEFKESNGSLTRSVFETICAFLNRKGGTILLGVADDGKIIGVNEDTLQAQLDTLARDMNNPQIISPTFFLSTDVVDIDGKKVISIFVPESSQPHAYKGVYYDRNEDGDFKLTNQQLITNLFLRKQDGYTENKVFPYLRMEDFETELFDTVRNLVRLTRADHPWINMSNEEILVSARMKLRDSYTGKEVYTLAAALVFGKENTIASVLPHFKTDALCRKEDVERYDDRDDIRCNLMRSYSRLLAFIRKYLPDRFYLEGNQRMSIRELIFREMVANLLVHREFSNAYPATMTIYKYEVVAENWNRPYMMGRINLENLKPHPKNPTIANFFKQIGWVEELGSGVRKMYKYCPIYVNGALPVIEEGDVFKITIRYEVGEPVNDGVNGPVNIPINEPLRTYDSGNGPVNGPVNGPVNDGVNKTLSENEVSIISLLKVTPGMNRDEISISINRGRTSVYRYITSLKEKGLIEFRGAAKTGGYYIITETKKEK